The genomic region CTCTGCATTGCCCTGTGCATACTCATAATACTTGCAGCCTGCACTAAGACATTGActgtaatcaaatctcatgcttcagggtttcagctggtTGCTTTCAGGGatcaagaaggaattttcctaTCCAATACACAATTTGCCAGTTGTATTCTGTCCACCACCCCCATCCCTATCCTTAGGGCATTGGTGGCACCTCAAGTTTCTCCTGTCTTCTGCCTGTGGCGCACCTCAGGTTAGcttcctgaggactgaaatggtTTGATCTGAAGTTTTTTGGGTTCAATATATGGGTTAATGGGTGAAATTTAATCTTCTgagatacacaggaggtcagactagatgatcaagtgGTGTCCGTTCTTTGTGGTTCATTCCTACCCTAAACTCTTTGAAACTATGAAATTGTGACAGTACAGCAAATGCCTTCAAATGATTCAGTTTTGGCAAGGCCATTTAAATCCCTGTGTTTCTTTCTGTCTTTGTGAGGATTCTTGAGAACATCTTGAACATAAAGGATTTTACAATGCAGTGTTTATAATCTTGGATTCTGTatatggggagaagggaaggagctATTTAAAATTTGCAAGTTTGCCACCCAATCCTTTGAATAAATAAAACAGCACATTCTTCTTTGTAGGTACAagaggactcaagtttcactagaGCCATAACTAGAATGGACAGTTACTTTAAAGCAGCAGTCTGTGACTTGGACAAAGTACTTGATGAATTTGAGCAAAATACAGGTTAGATGGATCTTTGTGCtactttttattgttgttgttgttgttgtttggggaAAACAAACTTAAATGGTTAAGACCAAGAGGAAGTGAAAAAAATTTGGTCTGTTCTTCTTaagtggtgttttttgtttgaagAAAGCTTTTGCGAGGTGGGAGTGCCGTGTGAAGAACCAGTTTTATAAACTTTGCTTTtgatcctttttgtttttaaatagatgaACTTGACTGCTACAGAACAGCTGCAAACCAGTGTGATTCAATACAGCATTCAGTCTCTTCAGAATTGGATTACTTACAACCTGTATTCCTGGTACCAAAAGTGCAAGAATATGTTAGCAGTTGTAGTATGTCAGAAGAATTCTCTCTAGCCAGTCAGGCTACAACAAATACAGCAAAGTTTGAACTGAATTCCTCAGCACAAAATGAGAAAAATGTTACTGGACTCGATCTTCTGTCTACTGTGGATGGTGGTGCCTCAAATGAAATTCAGCCTTTGAGCCTGGGGAGGTGTAGTATACCTGTATGTGATCTCATCAGTGACACAGGTAATTTGATCCATTCAACGAGTAGTAATGAAGATATTCAGAAGCTGCAGCCAGATGACTTCCAATGCAATGAGAACTCTTTGGTTGGGTTTGATTTATCTTTAGTACCAGCTACAGTTTGTAGTTTGTCAGTAGCTTTCGGTGGTGTTTCAGGCACAGAACAACAGAATGGTGGGGACACAACACTACAAGATGAGGGACATGTTGCAACAAAAGAGTTGAGCCAGTTGGATTTTAAAACACACAATCATGGTAAAGCAAAGCTCTCAGATTCATGTGATAATCAAATTAGGACAGAAACTTTAAAGGATAATCAGGTGTTCGATCAGCTGGAACAAATTACAGGCCTTAACTCTACATCTGCCTTTGTAACATCACAGACCCCAAATGCACTCAGTCCCAAAGATGACACAACCCTTGAAAAGCTGCGTTGTGAATCATTAAAAGATGCAAGTCTGTGCTGTGTGATAAGTCAAGAGTCACCTGAAGAGAGTGTTAATGAAAATGTAGATTCAAAAGATGAAGGTAATGGGGAATCCTTGCCTTCTGATCTGCCAAAGAGTTCTGAATTACACAAAAGCAGTTTAAAATTATTTGGAAAATGTGTTCTACCAGATTCTTCATCTCAAATAGAGGATAGGGTAGTATTAGATAAGATGAAGAGTGCAGAAGAAAACTTGTGCAGTCCAGAACTTAATACCAATGAAATATTGCACAGTGTTTCAACTTCACATTTAACTGATGAAGATATCCAAACCTCATTGTCATGTCTTCCACTTGCTGTATCCATATGTGGTTCATTAGTTGTAACAGAAGACAAAAGTGGCCACATACATCAGAATGAAAAGGCAGATGTCATCAGTGATACTGTGACTATGCATGCAGGAAAATCTAAGCATGGATTCTCCAATATGGAATCCTCTGGAAAGAGGGAACCTTCTGAACAGGAAAGATATCTAAACCAAATCAACCAATGCTTTGTAGAAGAAGCTATAACTATAGCTGGAAAGAAGAGGGAATCTGACAACAAAATTAATAAAGGTGATTCTCCCCAAATCCACGCTGCTGGCCCTGTTGGAGAATCTAAAATTGAACTGTGCAGTGATGGTATTCAGCCAGTTGACAGTCATGATCAAAGTGTTACTTGTCCAGTTTTAGCTGACTTAACTATTGAGGAAGACTTAATTAAAAGTGATTCACTGATTAGTGATGCTGAGCTTGATGCCTTCTTATCTGGACAGTGTCTTCAGCCCAATAATTCAAAGCCCTTTGAAGAAGGTATGGATGATCTGCTGGAGTCTGATGCAAATCAAGCAAACCTGGATTTCAAAAAGGTCAATGATtcacaaacaaaagcaaaactggAGGAGATTGGAGAGATTTCCAGTATTAAAAGTACTTGTAGAATAGCTGATATTGAATATAAATTGGAGTCTCCCCCAGAAAAAAGTACGTATCCTATTCAACAAGAGGCCTCTAACCATATAACTGAGACTCCTATTGAAGTACCTGTCCCTACTCTTAGCCATCAGAACGTAAATATTGGAGGTGCTAGGCCTAAACAGTTGCTTAATCTTCCTCAAAGAACTGCAATTGAGAGAGAGCTCAGCAAGCCAAATATGCCTACGACTGAATTCCAGGAAGTGAATTCCATACCCCCAAAGGCCCCTCTCTCAGAAACCAAAACTAGTACTGACATAAGCTCCAAATGTAATCAGTCTGATACAGAAAACTCCTTGGAAGCAGGCGGAAGTTGTGTGCCTGCAAGCATAGAACCTGTTAAAACACCTCTAGTTCTGGGACAAAAACAGCCACCCTGGGTCCCCGATTCAGAGGCACCCAACTGCATGAACTGCCAAGTCAAGTTCACATTTACAAAAAGAAGACACCACTGTCGTGCATGTGGGAAAGTAAGTTATGAAAAATGCTTGGCATTAAATTGCTTTTGCCCATGTATTGTGTTACAGCaggggttttcaacctgtggtccatggggGTCTGCAAACTgttttaagatttccaaaggggtctgcatccCCATTCAAAAATTTTAGGGGTCCTCAAATGAAAAATATGATGCCATAACACAATGGTTTTCAATCTAATAAAACCACTCTGACTTAGTTTTTCCTTCCTTTGCCTGATATTTAGTGCTACTTTTTTAGGCTCTATCAACTTTTCATTAGGAAACTTTTGAATTAAATTAACTATATATTTTTATAGTTACAGATGACTCAGTGATTGTCAAATACTAAGTATTAAGCAAAGATATAAGATTTTACTGTGAAAATACAGTTGGGAAAAATCTCGCCCTATGACCTATTATTGAGCAACTTAAGCTGATTACTAAGGAGTTTTTTCTTTGGATATCCAAAGTGTTTCTTCTACCTTCTAAATGATGGAATAATAAATCTTAGTATTTCAAATCTTAATGAAATCTGAGAAAGTACAGGGAATGTGGGGAAGACCACTCATAATTACTCTTGATTGTGGTAATCTGTAAAGAGGTCGGTATAATGAATAAGATTTGCTATTTTCAGTTGCTATTTATTTTCCACTGTATGTCAATGATGTGCTATGGAACTAATATTACACACAATCACTaagttaaaagaatattaagacTGCAAAGTTAAGCACTGCAAAGTTAAGCAATGCTAGAATTAAGGATATCATCATAACATGTAGGAGCCGTAGTCTTGAATgaggatcccactgtgctaggggctgtataaacacagaacaaaagatccctgccccaaagagcttagtctAAGCCTGTACAGCATTAATTTGAGCCTTAGGGCATATACATTACAATAGTCTTAgattttaattatatgatcacatactattttttactaagaacccctgcctcattcagtgcagaaGATGAATAGTGCTTAATGAGCAGCAagctgctatttaatattttatattatcctgattcagtgtgtggccccataccttatttactgcacatcaTTTAGAGCCTGCTCCGAATACATAATTCATTTCCTCATTTTCTGTGGCACTCCATCactatctgagtgcttcacaaataataatacattttattttcaccTCACTCCTGTAAGGTGacagtattatccctgttttacatacAGGAAGCTCTggcacagagattaaggtcaaCAGTGtacactaattttgggtgcccaatttgagatgcctagggcttgatttttttcaaagcacGTAACATATTTTTACCATTTCACATGTTCAAAGCACATCTCCCATAGATTCTAGTTCGAGCTGAGTGTTTAGCACTTCTGCATATCATTTCACAGATGGTCACTATCTAAGCACATGGGGTAAATTTGATTTAAACAAGTTGTCCAGAATCACatgggaactctgtggcagaggcagagagagaatccGGTTCTCCAGAGGATCATTCAACTGTCTTAACCTACTGTCCCCAGCCTTATTCACTACACGCCTTCTAAATTCTGCAGCAAATAAGGCAGTGGTATTATACACATTTCCTTCATTACGCAACCCTGTTTCATCCTCAGAGCAGTTCTAACATGTGCTGTgactgaggcaggagtcctgtttagaaataaataaatgaatgtgaTTATGTAATGGcaattgtatcataatgcatactccTAGGGAGACCATGAGTTTATGGGCAATATTAATTTTGACATtgcctaacttttgagtacttgactttacAAACTTAATTTTTTCACATCTTTTTATCTATAATTTTGTTTGTAGCTTTTTTGAAaggaaatctgaaaaaaaaaaaagaaaaaagttatttcATAGATTTATATTGATACCACAGGGTGAGTAACAGGGTTGGACCCTTTAGATTCACAGCACAGACATCTGCCACTTGGGCTCATGGTAACTGTTCACTGAcagcagtaggttgtcatctgGTATGTGAACCAGACACTAAAAGAGGATGAACACTCATTTTGGTGGTAGGTTTTACAGCTGTTTTGCTGATGACAGAAATAAGTTGAGATTTGGGAAGGTTGGTTCCATTTGAAGTTCTGGAGAACTGTGTTTTCTAGTGGTCACAGATCCTCCTGCCCCTGTTCTTTCCCCCAAGCCTGACCCATTCTGTGTCTGTCCCTTCCATCCCACTCATGTCTCAGTagttctctccccccccgcccccaataccTCATACCATTCTCCTTGCCTAGCTAGTTTGTCTTTTTTCCTTAGTGCTCCC from Chrysemys picta bellii isolate R12L10 chromosome 6, ASM1138683v2, whole genome shotgun sequence harbors:
- the ZFYVE16 gene encoding zinc finger FYVE domain-containing protein 16 isoform X1, with product MDSYFKAAVCDLDKVLDEFEQNTDELDCYRTAANQCDSIQHSVSSELDYLQPVFLVPKVQEYVSSCSMSEEFSLASQATTNTAKFELNSSAQNEKNVTGLDLLSTVDGGASNEIQPLSLGRCSIPVCDLISDTGNLIHSTSSNEDIQKLQPDDFQCNENSLVGFDLSLVPATVCSLSVAFGGVSGTEQQNGGDTTLQDEGHVATKELSQLDFKTHNHGKAKLSDSCDNQIRTETLKDNQVFDQLEQITGLNSTSAFVTSQTPNALSPKDDTTLEKLRCESLKDASLCCVISQESPEESVNENVDSKDEGNGESLPSDLPKSSELHKSSLKLFGKCVLPDSSSQIEDRVVLDKMKSAEENLCSPELNTNEILHSVSTSHLTDEDIQTSLSCLPLAVSICGSLVVTEDKSGHIHQNEKADVISDTVTMHAGKSKHGFSNMESSGKREPSEQERYLNQINQCFVEEAITIAGKKRESDNKINKGDSPQIHAAGPVGESKIELCSDGIQPVDSHDQSVTCPVLADLTIEEDLIKSDSLISDAELDAFLSGQCLQPNNSKPFEEGMDDLLESDANQANLDFKKVNDSQTKAKLEEIGEISSIKSTCRIADIEYKLESPPEKSTYPIQQEASNHITETPIEVPVPTLSHQNVNIGGARPKQLLNLPQRTAIERELSKPNMPTTEFQEVNSIPPKAPLSETKTSTDISSKCNQSDTENSLEAGGSCVPASIEPVKTPLVLGQKQPPWVPDSEAPNCMNCQVKFTFTKRRHHCRACGKVFCGVCCNRKCKLQYTEKEARVCIGCYKSINKAQAFERMMSPTGPIPNSSISSECCSTVPPLQEAQTVGTPNSPSSSVLLPISVLKQPGADGLCAREQRRVWFADGILPNGEVADTTKLSSGVKRSSQELSPVSPDLPEVASPVDDIYVTDVKPKDETPITAGTEKFHCSLHVAPDDDQLPTTGKTEMLHSPDSVIPAADELPFITKVEKSPSLATVNQTNDDSPVSPSDYRMLCGIGNCVSKEFSLIPDDDGLPPLLLATGEKGKDPLVEEHPSHQQVTLLLAEGGPNPLTFILNANLLVNVKLVSYSSEKCWYFSTNGLHSLSQAEIIIMLVCLPNEDAVPKEIFTLFVDIYKDAVKGKYIGNLENFTFTESFLGSKDHGGFLFVAPTFQKLDNLLLPNNPFLCGILIQKLEIPWAKVFPIRLMLRLGAEYGAYPTPVTSIRHRKPLFGEIGHTIMNLLVDLRNYQYTLHTIDNLFIHMEMGKSCIKIPLRRYDEVMKVIHSSNEHVISIGASFSTEADSHLVCVQSDGVYQTQANSATGHPRRVTGASFVVFNGALKTSSGFLAKSSIVEDGLMVQITPETMEGLRQALRDKKDFKITCGKMDAEEIKEYVDICWVESEEKVNQGVISPVDGKSMEGIQSERILQGDFETEEKLMKCTEVFYILKDHELSSATPYQFAKEIAVACSAALCPHLKTLKNNGMNKLGLRVSIDTDMVEYQLGSGGQLLPQHYLNDLDSALIPVIHGGTSDPTSLPLEMELIFFLTEYLF